In Leuconostoc kimchii IMSNU 11154, one genomic interval encodes:
- a CDS encoding alpha/beta hydrolase: protein MAFLQVNYYSKILGMDRMMNVILPELSDHNPDWKNETLTDIPVLYLLHGMSGDQAIWQRRTSIERLIRQTPIAIVMPSTDLAWYTNTKYGMAYFDALSIELPKKVVELFPQISTKREKNFVAGLSMGGYGAFKMAFNGNQFSYAASLSGALMGDPNFPERETWQSAAYWQGVFGDLDDFIGSENDVIALAKKQAQAHQQLPHLYAWIGEQDYLYQMNQNTIPKIRDLGYNVTYETSPGEHEWYYWDKQIEHVLEWLPINYHQEKRLS from the coding sequence ATGGCGTTTTTACAAGTTAATTATTATTCAAAAATTTTGGGAATGGATCGGATGATGAATGTGATACTCCCTGAGCTATCTGATCATAATCCTGATTGGAAAAACGAGACGTTAACAGATATTCCGGTGTTATACCTGCTACATGGTATGTCTGGCGATCAAGCAATTTGGCAAAGAAGAACCAGTATTGAGCGTCTGATTCGCCAAACGCCAATTGCAATTGTTATGCCATCCACTGATTTAGCTTGGTATACGAATACGAAATATGGGATGGCTTACTTTGATGCACTATCAATTGAATTGCCCAAAAAAGTAGTAGAATTATTTCCTCAAATCTCAACAAAGCGAGAGAAAAATTTTGTAGCTGGTTTATCGATGGGAGGTTATGGTGCGTTCAAAATGGCTTTTAACGGGAATCAGTTTAGTTACGCTGCATCATTGTCTGGGGCACTCATGGGAGACCCAAACTTTCCTGAACGGGAAACTTGGCAAAGTGCAGCGTATTGGCAAGGTGTTTTTGGTGATCTGGATGATTTTATAGGGTCAGAAAATGATGTCATTGCGCTGGCTAAAAAACAAGCGCAAGCACATCAACAATTACCGCATTTATATGCTTGGATTGGTGAACAAGACTATTTATACCAGATGAATCAAAATACGATCCCCAAAATACGTGACCTAGGCTACAATGTCACGTATGAAACCAGTCCAGGTGAGCATGAATGGTACTACTGGGATAAACAAATTGAACATGTTTTAGAATGGTTACCTATCAATTATCATCAAGAAAAGCGTTTGTCTTAA
- a CDS encoding 8-oxo-dGTP diphosphatase, giving the protein MSRTIPVELTNMIMIENSTTKEVLVEDRKNPSWPGVTFPGGHIETNETIVASVIREAYEETGLTVINPTLVGIKEWPIQDGARYIVMLFKATNYQGEIHSGREGEIFWTTRDALKNMQTPETFMEMLPVFDTLEISELALSASIEGRRQTTWL; this is encoded by the coding sequence ATGTCAAGAACAATACCTGTTGAATTAACGAATATGATTATGATTGAAAATTCAACGACCAAGGAAGTTTTGGTTGAGGATCGAAAAAATCCATCTTGGCCGGGTGTTACTTTTCCAGGTGGCCATATTGAAACTAACGAAACAATTGTAGCAAGTGTTATTCGCGAAGCATATGAAGAAACTGGCCTGACAGTGATAAATCCAACATTAGTTGGTATAAAAGAATGGCCAATACAAGATGGTGCACGATATATTGTCATGCTATTTAAGGCGACGAATTATCAAGGTGAGATTCATTCTGGACGTGAGGGTGAAATATTTTGGACAACGCGTGATGCTTTAAAAAATATGCAAACGCCAGAAACATTCATGGAAATGTTACCGGTATTCGATACACTGGAAATTAGTGAGTTGGCACTGAGTGCATCAATCGAGGGCCGGCGTCAAACAACTTGGTTGTAA
- the purN gene encoding phosphoribosylglycinamide formyltransferase, with the protein MVKKVRLAVFASGTGTNFQALHDAILQRQLNAEIVRLIVDKSTAGALNLAKLFGVPATVIKYSDYDTKSLAEQVILEQLVKDDVNGILLAGYMRILTPKLIDAYPGKIINLHPAMLPQFPGRHSILDAYEAGVGETGVTVHFVDSGVDTGTIIDQQSVPRLPEDTLLALETRIHNVEHVLYPNTLEQLLNKGVFLQ; encoded by the coding sequence ATGGTGAAAAAAGTAAGATTAGCTGTTTTTGCATCAGGGACTGGCACAAATTTTCAAGCCTTACATGATGCGATTTTACAACGGCAATTAAATGCTGAAATTGTGCGATTAATCGTTGATAAATCGACAGCGGGCGCGCTAAATCTTGCTAAATTATTTGGCGTACCAGCTACAGTCATTAAATATTCTGATTATGACACGAAATCATTGGCTGAACAAGTCATTCTTGAGCAATTAGTAAAAGATGATGTGAATGGTATTTTGCTAGCGGGTTATATGCGGATTTTGACACCAAAATTAATTGATGCATATCCTGGTAAGATTATTAATTTACACCCAGCAATGTTACCTCAGTTTCCTGGGCGTCATAGTATTTTAGATGCTTATGAAGCAGGTGTCGGTGAGACGGGCGTTACGGTACATTTTGTGGATAGTGGTGTTGATACAGGGACTATTATTGACCAACAGTCAGTGCCAAGGTTACCTGAAGATACATTATTAGCCCTAGAGACACGTATCCATAATGTCGAACATGTTTTATATCCAAACACTTTAGAACAGTTACTTAATAAAGGAGTATTCTTACAATGA
- the purD gene encoding phosphoribosylamine--glycine ligase: MKTVLIIGSGAREHALAQTFLRSQQVSQVIVAPGNDGMTDSGIQCESIAATNLPALRNFALAQAVDLTFVGNEEPLTLGIVDLFEAAGLTIFGPSKAAAQLEGSKSFTNELLQKYDIPTAKSQTVHSLAAAEHVLKTFGLPIVFKLDGLALGKGVTIIFDEAQAVTYLTHLYQGNPTAVLVIEEYLEGVEFSIFTLVGPNGAMVHAPLAQDHKRRFDQDKGPNTGGMGAYSPVRWISEITKSQAISELVAPTIRAMQQEGTPFTGVLYTGVMLTKMGPKVIEFNVRFGDPEAQVVLPQYTGDFYALILDLLNGRSSAAEWQVDDVYVGVVLVSEGYPEAPIRGARVPLAEDVLPLTINFAGVKAGRANGGRVVTIIGHDKTATYAQQKVYNKIDSLDTELRYRHDIAYQAVHKE, from the coding sequence ATGAAAACAGTATTGATTATTGGTTCCGGTGCACGCGAGCATGCTTTAGCGCAGACGTTTTTGCGTAGTCAGCAGGTCAGTCAGGTAATTGTCGCACCTGGAAATGATGGTATGACTGATTCGGGGATACAGTGTGAAAGCATCGCAGCGACAAACTTACCCGCTTTGCGTAATTTTGCGTTAGCACAGGCAGTTGATTTGACATTTGTTGGGAATGAAGAACCGCTGACTTTAGGCATTGTTGATTTATTTGAAGCAGCGGGATTAACTATTTTTGGGCCTTCTAAGGCAGCAGCGCAATTGGAGGGCTCAAAATCATTCACAAATGAGCTTTTACAAAAGTACGACATTCCGACTGCAAAGTCTCAAACAGTTCATTCTCTAGCAGCAGCAGAGCATGTATTAAAAACGTTTGGATTACCTATTGTATTTAAATTAGATGGCTTAGCATTGGGTAAAGGGGTCACCATTATTTTTGATGAGGCACAAGCTGTGACGTATTTAACTCATTTGTATCAAGGTAATCCAACTGCCGTGTTAGTGATTGAAGAATATCTTGAAGGTGTTGAATTTTCTATTTTTACGCTTGTGGGTCCAAATGGGGCAATGGTACATGCACCATTGGCACAAGACCATAAGCGCCGTTTTGATCAGGATAAAGGACCAAACACTGGTGGAATGGGTGCGTATAGTCCAGTACGTTGGATTAGTGAAATCACAAAATCACAGGCAATTTCAGAACTCGTGGCACCAACAATTAGGGCAATGCAACAAGAGGGGACACCATTTACCGGTGTGCTCTACACTGGTGTGATGTTGACTAAGATGGGTCCAAAGGTCATCGAATTCAACGTGAGATTTGGTGATCCTGAGGCACAAGTTGTCTTGCCACAGTACACTGGTGATTTTTATGCATTAATTTTAGACTTACTGAATGGTCGATCATCAGCGGCCGAGTGGCAAGTTGACGATGTTTATGTTGGGGTGGTTTTAGTGTCAGAAGGATACCCCGAGGCACCAATACGTGGTGCACGCGTACCACTGGCGGAAGATGTGTTACCATTGACAATTAATTTTGCAGGTGTGAAAGCAGGAAGGGCAAATGGTGGTCGTGTCGTGACAATTATTGGTCATGACAAAACAGCTACATATGCGCAACAAAAAGTCTATAATAAAATAGATAGTCTAGATACAGAATTACGATATCGACATGATATTGCCTATCAAGCAGTGCATAAGGAATGA
- the purH gene encoding bifunctional phosphoribosylaminoimidazolecarboxamide formyltransferase/IMP cyclohydrolase, which translates to MTRALLSVSDKSGLVPFAKKLVELGYELVSTGGTHRVLTEAGLDVIAIDDVTDFPEMLDGRVKTLHPRVHAGLLARRDLPEHMAKLSEFNITPIDMVVVNLYPFKTTIQKPGVSQAEAIENIDIGGPSMLRSAAKNFSAVLPIVDPNDYDVIINKLQAGEVDTTYRQLLAAKVFQHTASYDALIADYLTTSEFPDKLTLPYEKFDDMRYGENPHQKAAAYKVALPETYSVLHADILHGKQLSYNNIRDADAALRIIAEFKETTVVTVKHMNPAGIGQGQTLEEAWDKAFAADSVSIFGGIVALNREVDAITAEKMHGIFLEIIIAPSFTPEAFEILSAKKNLRLLKLPFTTVIPQKLEVTSVLGGVVVQERDLHEETEANFEVVSKAQPTAEQLRALIFAQKVVKHVKSNAIIVARDGQTLGMGAGQPNRIDSVVYSIQKATTKVGFDEAVLASDAFFPMDDSVQYAAEHGINAIVEPGGSIKDKDSIAKADELGVVLVFSGTRHFKH; encoded by the coding sequence ATGACACGTGCATTACTTAGCGTTTCTGATAAAAGTGGTCTTGTACCATTTGCTAAAAAATTAGTTGAATTAGGATATGAATTAGTTTCAACTGGTGGGACACATCGCGTGCTTACTGAAGCAGGACTTGATGTTATTGCCATTGACGATGTAACGGACTTTCCAGAAATGTTGGATGGTCGCGTTAAAACTTTGCATCCGCGTGTACATGCGGGACTGCTAGCACGACGTGATTTGCCTGAACATATGGCGAAATTGTCAGAATTTAACATTACGCCAATTGATATGGTTGTTGTGAATCTTTATCCATTTAAAACAACCATTCAAAAACCTGGTGTTTCCCAGGCTGAGGCTATTGAGAATATTGATATCGGTGGTCCTTCCATGTTACGGTCAGCTGCAAAAAACTTTTCTGCTGTCTTACCAATTGTTGATCCAAATGATTATGATGTTATAATTAATAAACTTCAGGCTGGGGAAGTAGATACGACTTATCGTCAATTGCTTGCAGCCAAAGTATTTCAACATACAGCGAGTTATGATGCTTTAATCGCTGATTATTTAACAACCTCAGAATTTCCTGACAAGCTAACATTACCATATGAAAAGTTTGATGATATGCGTTATGGCGAAAACCCTCATCAAAAGGCCGCTGCTTATAAGGTTGCCTTGCCGGAAACATATTCGGTGTTGCATGCTGATATATTACATGGTAAGCAATTATCATACAATAATATTCGTGATGCAGATGCTGCCTTGCGTATCATTGCCGAGTTTAAAGAGACAACAGTTGTAACAGTTAAACATATGAATCCTGCAGGTATCGGCCAAGGGCAGACATTAGAGGAAGCTTGGGATAAAGCTTTTGCAGCTGATAGTGTATCCATATTTGGTGGCATTGTTGCCTTGAATCGTGAGGTTGATGCCATAACGGCTGAAAAGATGCATGGTATTTTCTTAGAAATCATTATTGCGCCAAGCTTTACGCCAGAGGCTTTTGAAATTTTGTCAGCTAAGAAAAACTTACGGTTACTCAAATTACCATTTACAACTGTTATTCCTCAAAAATTGGAAGTGACCTCAGTATTGGGTGGCGTTGTTGTGCAAGAACGTGATCTACATGAGGAAACAGAAGCAAATTTTGAAGTCGTTTCAAAAGCGCAGCCAACTGCTGAACAATTACGCGCGCTGATTTTTGCACAAAAAGTTGTGAAGCATGTTAAATCTAATGCGATTATCGTTGCTCGAGATGGGCAAACATTAGGAATGGGTGCAGGGCAACCTAATAGAATTGATTCTGTTGTTTATTCAATTCAAAAAGCGACCACTAAAGTGGGATTTGATGAAGCTGTCTTGGCTTCAGATGCCTTTTTTCCAATGGATGATTCTGTGCAATACGCGGCTGAGCACGGTATTAATGCGATTGTTGAACCAGGTGGGTCAATCAAGGATAAGGATTCAATTGCCAAGGCAGACGAATTAGGGGTTGTACTTGTTTTCTCAGGTACGCGTCATTTTAAACATTAA
- a CDS encoding formate--tetrahydrofolate ligase, whose protein sequence is MQTDIEIAQAAEIKPITEIATRVGLKAHEIMPYGYDKAKITLDPTVDRKKKLGKLILVTSINPTPAGEGKSTVTVGLADALQLAGKKTMIALREPSLGPVMGMKGGATGGGYAQVLPMADINLHFTGDFHALTSAHDTLAAVLDNSLQQGNPLNIDPRRILWKRVLDINDRALRHVTIGMGGPTSGVPREDGFDITVASELMAILTLSTDLMDLKARIARIVVGYTYEKNPVTVKDLGVAGALTVLLKDAIKPNLVQTIAHTPAIIHGGPFANIAQGTNSLLATKTALQLADYAVTEAGFGADLGGEKFLDVKVPLLGKSPDTIVVVATVRALKHHGGVALADLNTENVGALATGLENLGQHLTAMGRYGVPIVVAINRFTADTATELQTIKDYVGQFGATAYTTEVWAKGGAGAQELASAVIETVEQESDFTPLYQPEDEAIDKLNAIVQTIYGGKKVELDPKARKQLAEFKQRGWDKLPIIMAKTQYSLSDNATQLGAPKDFVISVREFVPKLGAGFLVAMTGNILTMPGLPKHPAAFDIDIDEQGVITGLF, encoded by the coding sequence ATGCAAACAGATATTGAAATTGCGCAAGCAGCCGAAATTAAACCGATTACTGAAATTGCAACTCGTGTTGGCCTTAAGGCACATGAAATTATGCCTTATGGGTATGATAAGGCGAAAATAACGTTAGATCCAACGGTTGATCGTAAAAAAAAGCTTGGTAAATTAATTCTTGTGACATCAATTAATCCCACGCCTGCAGGTGAAGGAAAATCAACTGTCACAGTGGGACTGGCTGATGCGTTACAACTGGCTGGCAAAAAAACTATGATTGCGCTCCGTGAACCGTCGCTTGGTCCTGTTATGGGCATGAAAGGTGGCGCCACTGGTGGTGGTTATGCTCAAGTTTTGCCGATGGCTGACATCAATTTACATTTTACTGGCGATTTTCATGCTTTAACGTCAGCACATGACACATTAGCTGCTGTTTTGGATAATAGCTTACAGCAAGGAAACCCATTGAATATTGACCCGAGACGTATTTTGTGGAAGCGCGTGTTGGATATTAATGACCGTGCGCTCAGGCATGTGACTATTGGTATGGGCGGACCAACTTCTGGTGTACCACGTGAAGATGGTTTTGATATTACTGTGGCATCGGAATTGATGGCCATTTTAACATTGTCAACAGACTTAATGGATTTGAAAGCACGTATTGCTCGGATTGTTGTTGGTTATACATATGAAAAAAATCCGGTGACAGTCAAAGACCTAGGTGTCGCTGGTGCACTGACTGTCCTACTTAAAGATGCGATTAAGCCTAATCTTGTACAAACAATTGCCCATACACCAGCCATCATTCATGGTGGACCATTTGCCAACATAGCCCAAGGAACTAATTCCCTTTTGGCCACTAAAACAGCGCTTCAATTGGCAGATTATGCAGTTACAGAGGCTGGATTTGGCGCTGACTTGGGTGGTGAAAAATTTTTGGATGTGAAAGTACCATTACTTGGCAAGTCGCCGGATACGATTGTTGTGGTTGCTACGGTGCGTGCATTAAAGCATCATGGCGGTGTGGCATTGGCAGATTTAAACACAGAAAATGTGGGTGCGCTTGCTACTGGTTTGGAAAATCTTGGGCAACATTTAACAGCCATGGGACGTTACGGGGTACCAATTGTTGTAGCAATTAATCGATTCACCGCAGACACTGCGACGGAATTACAAACCATTAAGGACTACGTTGGTCAATTTGGCGCAACGGCTTATACAACAGAAGTTTGGGCCAAAGGGGGTGCTGGGGCGCAAGAACTAGCCTCAGCCGTGATAGAAACAGTTGAGCAGGAGTCTGATTTCACACCATTATACCAGCCTGAAGATGAAGCTATTGATAAATTGAATGCGATTGTTCAGACGATTTATGGGGGTAAAAAAGTTGAATTAGATCCAAAGGCACGAAAGCAATTGGCAGAATTTAAGCAACGGGGTTGGGATAAATTGCCTATCATCATGGCAAAAACACAATATTCTTTATCTGATAATGCGACGCAACTTGGTGCACCGAAAGACTTTGTTATCAGTGTTCGCGAGTTTGTGCCTAAATTGGGTGCAGGTTTTCTTGTGGCTATGACTGGTAATATTTTAACCATGCCAGGATTGCCAAAACACCCTGCAGCGTTTGATATTGATATTGACGAACAGGGTGTCATTACTGGCTTATTTTAA